A genomic region of Caldicellulosiruptor acetigenus contains the following coding sequences:
- a CDS encoding response regulator transcription factor — protein sequence MKKILICDDESIVIESISHILKKNFSEQMTIDEAYDGEEALQKLMFENYHVVFIDIQMPDMSGIEVMEEIRKVKKEPFPLFIIISAHDKFEYARKSVELGAFSYILKPYLVSDIVNVTKKAFEEIDNILSKQKEEMERKKKIKAMQALIENGFLFFILNNKLFFDFNLKQLEQFLDIQNLQYGIVAILKVEQENSLNNIDILSELKTEIKSAFSNKCIVSFLSPSSLLCIFSAESETYKEVLKDKLKKTIKSKTDTEIQIGLSNLCNLYDDFEEAFYESYSNIISEDNQETTDLYVELEILEKRLLNSLLKTTNIIQKQQQISELIKKYILAYGINQARYKIILFVIQLLIEINIKENAKVIYAMEKFLKDIISIDNEMEIIQKSFEIIQIIISEAAIQKKTYSSSNIVSQALEYIKNNFKRNISLEEMSQVLNISPYYFSKIFKKSVGINFKEYLIKLKIEHAQKLLTQTDMLIKEIAYEIGFDDPNYFIKAFKKYTGFTPASVRNNRNK from the coding sequence ATGAAAAAGATTCTTATATGTGACGACGAGTCTATCGTAATTGAATCAATTTCGCACATATTAAAAAAGAACTTTTCAGAACAGATGACCATTGACGAAGCTTATGACGGAGAAGAAGCACTGCAAAAGTTGATGTTTGAAAATTATCATGTAGTTTTCATAGACATACAAATGCCAGACATGAGCGGAATAGAAGTAATGGAAGAAATCCGAAAAGTAAAAAAAGAACCTTTTCCTCTTTTCATTATTATCTCAGCCCATGACAAATTTGAATATGCAAGAAAATCGGTTGAACTTGGCGCTTTTTCTTATATACTAAAACCCTACTTGGTATCAGACATTGTTAATGTTACCAAAAAAGCTTTTGAAGAGATTGACAACATTTTGTCTAAGCAAAAAGAAGAAATGGAGAGGAAAAAAAAAATTAAAGCTATGCAAGCTTTAATAGAAAATGGGTTTTTGTTTTTTATCTTGAACAACAAACTATTTTTTGATTTTAACTTAAAACAATTAGAACAGTTCCTTGATATTCAAAACCTTCAGTATGGTATTGTTGCAATTTTGAAGGTAGAGCAGGAAAATTCGTTAAATAATATAGACATTTTAAGTGAACTTAAAACTGAAATTAAATCAGCTTTCTCAAACAAATGCATTGTATCTTTTTTATCGCCAAGCTCTCTTTTATGTATATTTTCAGCCGAAAGTGAGACTTACAAAGAAGTTTTAAAAGATAAGTTAAAAAAGACAATCAAATCTAAAACAGATACCGAAATACAAATAGGTTTGAGCAACTTATGTAATCTTTACGATGATTTTGAAGAAGCATTTTATGAAAGTTACAGTAATATAATCTCTGAAGATAACCAAGAAACAACAGATTTATATGTGGAGCTTGAAATATTGGAAAAAAGATTGCTAAATTCACTTTTAAAGACCACCAATATTATTCAAAAACAGCAGCAGATTTCAGAGCTTATAAAAAAATATATTTTGGCATATGGAATTAACCAAGCGCGATACAAGATAATTTTGTTTGTCATCCAGTTATTAATTGAAATTAACATTAAAGAAAATGCAAAAGTCATATACGCAATGGAAAAATTTTTAAAAGATATTATTTCAATTGACAATGAAATGGAGATAATCCAAAAATCATTTGAAATAATCCAAATAATTATCAGCGAAGCAGCAATACAAAAGAAAACATACAGCTCAAGCAATATAGTTTCACAAGCTCTTGAATACATTAAAAACAATTTTAAAAGAAATATCTCTTTAGAAGAGATGAGCCAAGTATTAAATATCAGTCCTTATTACTTTAGTAAAATCTTTAAAAAATCAGTTGGTATAAACTTTAAAGAATACCTAATAAAACTGAAAATAGAGCACGCACAAAAACTTTTGACACAAACAGATATGCTAATAAAAGAAATAGCATACGAAATTGGATTTGATGACCCTAATTATTTCATCAAAGCATTTAAAAAATACACTGGTTTTACACCTGCTTCGGTTAGAAATAACAGAAATAAATAA